The nucleotide sequence CTCATGTCGGTGAAGACAATCTGGATCATGCGTGGTGAATTCTGCGCGCGTCAGGGGCGGAAGAAAAGGAAGGATGCGGCGACGAGCAGCAAGCCGTAGGACACACCGGCCAAGGCAGCCAACCGGTAAACAAGGGGCCTCTGCGTGATGAAGGCGATCATGTCCCTGAGGACATAGGGTGCAGCGACAAACACGAGTCCGGCGACCGCCCACACGTAAGCGAGAACCACGAGCAGCAGGCGGCTCTGTTCCGGGCGGAGAAATGCGGAGCCGAGCAGAGGTTCGGTTGCAAGGAGGGCCAGAATGCCCAGCGCACGGACAGCCAAGAATTCTTCGGCGAAGAGAGGGACCATCACCGCGCCGGCGATGACCACGCCGCAGATGAGGGTGCGGCTGGGCGTGAACTCGCCGAGGTCCATGGTCGCAGCCAGCCAAAAAGCCCAAATCGCGGCCAGGGTGCTGAGGATGATGCCCGCGGACTTCGATCGGGGGAAATCGCGCAGCCAACGCGTGAGGTAATCCTGAGCGGCCAGCGCCCACAAATGGGAAACAATCAGGCCGAGACCAACTGCCAGCCCGACGGTGCGGAGAGAAAATTCGTAGATCATCGCGGGCTGGCAAAAGGCTTTTCAATACGTTCCGTGCGACAAAGGCAAGCGCGCTGCAGGATCGAGAGTTTCCGCATGATCGGCGCTTTCTCGCGGATCACAAACTTCACGGGCGCGCCGCGTTGTGGACGGCGTCGGCGAGGGGACGCACGAATTCTGTCACGCGTTCGACAAAGTCTGCGGAACGGCCGTGATCCGCCATGCGCCTGACGATCGCGCTTCCGACAACCACGGCGTCCGCCTGGCGGGCCACTGTGGCCGCTTGCTCTGGTGTGGAAATGCCAAAGCCGACGGCAATCGGCAGTTCCGTGTGTTTTTTGATTTCCGCAACCTGTGCTGCGATGGAATCGGACAGGCTGGATTGCTCGCCGGTGACGCCTTCGCGCGACACGTAGTAGATGAAGCCGTCGGCGGATCGGGCGATATATTCCACGCGGGCGGGCGGCGTTGTCGGAGCGACGAGACGGATGGATTTGAGCTGGTGGCGGTCGGCCAGCTCGCGATTGGCGGCAATCTCGTCGGGGGGCAGATCGAGTATCAGGACGCCATCCACGCCTGCAGCTGCGGCTTCTTCGTGGAATTTTTCGAAGCCGTGAATGTAAACGGGGTTGAGATATGTGTAGAGGACGAGCGGAACCTCCGTGCGCTGACGGATGCGATGGACGCAGGCCAGAACTTTTTCCAAAGTTGTCCCGGAAGCGAGGGCGCGCTGGGCCGCAAGCTGGTTGACCACGCCGTCGGCCAGCGGATCGGAAAACGGGACGCCCAGCTCGACAAAATCGACACCGGCGTCCGCCAGCGCGGGCACCAAGTCCTCGGTGGCGGCAAGATCGGGGTCGCCGGCGGTAATGTAGGCCATGAGCCCGCAGCGGCGCCGGGCGCGCAGATCGGCGAATTGGAGGTCGATGCGGTTGGGCACTTGAACCGGAAAGTCTAGGCGGACGGCACGCGCGTTCCAAGATTTTGCGGCGTGGTCGGCGCTTTGTGTTAAAACTTCCCGTGATGAGCGATCTTTCCGAAAAGGCGTTGGCGGCCGCAGCCGGATGGCCCGTGGTCCACGAAGCGCGCAAAATCCGCGATCAAGGGCGCGTGCTGCGAGCAATCCGGGAGCATGATCTGATCAAAGGCGCAGTGCGATCCGGCAGCCGAACATATGCGACCGGACTGCGTCTCGGGAGCGTT is from Chthoniobacterales bacterium and encodes:
- a CDS encoding tryptophan synthase subunit alpha, giving the protein MPNRIDLQFADLRARRRCGLMAYITAGDPDLAATEDLVPALADAGVDFVELGVPFSDPLADGVVNQLAAQRALASGTTLEKVLACVHRIRQRTEVPLVLYTYLNPVYIHGFEKFHEEAAAAGVDGVLILDLPPDEIAANRELADRHQLKSIRLVAPTTPPARVEYIARSADGFIYYVSREGVTGEQSSLSDSIAAQVAEIKKHTELPIAVGFGISTPEQAATVARQADAVVVGSAIVRRMADHGRSADFVERVTEFVRPLADAVHNAARP